A region of the Dromaius novaehollandiae isolate bDroNov1 chromosome W, bDroNov1.hap1, whole genome shotgun sequence genome:
TCCCTTTAACAAGTACAAAGTCTATCAGGTATGATTTGCCTAAAGTTTTAGACTAATCCAAGCAGAGGTAGGCCACAGAAGTTGTCCATAAATGTTTTCCCATGGACTTAAATAACTTTTATAAATATACTGAGTAATACCTAGATGTACCAATTAAGATCTATGCTTCCTCATTCTAGACATTGCATAAACAGAAACTATTTCTGTTTCATACTGTGATCTTAGTATTTCACATATTCTCTACAACagattttcccatttttctcccttcagtGTAGATTAAATCTTAAGGGAGAAACACTTTCAGATCATTTTCCCAACTCATTCACTGTCATCTATCTACTCTCAGGTAAAATTATAAAACCTCCATCAGACATCACATACTTGGGATTTTAGTGcaaatatgatacaaaaaatACAGTGTGTCAAATTAATGAAGGAGACTAATGAAATCATTTAAGATGTAAGAGAATACAAAGCTTTGACGCatcaaacatttcaaaatcagATCTTTAGGAGGTACTCGCAAGACAAGGCAGTGCAAGATGTCACAATGTGAACCCTCAAAGGAAGCTTTAGTATTCAGTTATGCATGCTGGTTTTTTTAGCCCAGCAGCCCTGAAATTCTACAGAGtctccttcagctttttcttcacagacacacaagaaaaaaaagtcccccccccactcctctcctccttcccttcatttCTTGAAGGCCTATCCTGTATATTTATTAAATAGAAACCTCAGAATCACATTCAACTAATACAGGCTACTGAAGAGTTGGAAAGCAATTCTTTGTACAGATGCATCCTAGGTAAACAGTAGTCCTTGCTTCAATTGATATTTTCTTTGATTCACAACCGTGGGGCAAAAAAAGACATACAGAAAAGATGATTTTGTGAAATGGCACCTAGAATCCTGGAATATAATTGCGTTGTCAAACTGAAAGATAACCCATTACCCATTAGACCCCCAGCACTTCCACAAATACTTTGAGAGAGTTATATACTTTCCAACTTACCATGTGACTTCATAAGAAGTTACAGTTCTCAGCTTTACAAGAAATACAAGAAGTTACAGACTCAACTGCACAAGTAGCATTTCCTATTCCCTTGGGAAAGCATTCCCATAGCATTCCTATTCCCATTAGATACATAATACTGTTTATATTAGGGTTAAACATAAAAGGTCTGCAGTACTGTCAACCTAACAATGACATCAGTATACAGATATTGGAAGGTTGAGATTTAAAcagtaagcaaagaaaaaaataaagcatatgaTCTTTCAATACCAAATGTATCCACAAATTCTTTGAAAAGCCTGGAGCTCTCATATTCATAtgctgaaataataattaaaaaaatgctcttaCATAAACTAATCTAATTGCTAACATTCAGAAATTCACCCCTGCTTAAAATGTGTTAACAGTCACTCTAGTAGCATTACAAAAATCCTAAACTATATTAATAAGAATATTATTCTTATTTGACTGTCAAAAGGATCATACGGCTGCCTTCTAGGCACTGTCTTTGCATGTTTGCTACAAAAGTTTCTGAAAGAGCTACTGcagtctgaccaaaaaaaaaaaaaaacaaaaacaaaaaaaaccaaccccaaacATCATATAACCTACAGTGTGCTACAAGACATGCAATGAAAGCTACTCCCAAAAATGCTTGTATGTCAAAGTTTGGTCTTTGAAGAATAATTACCCATTTGTCTTCCTCAGCAAAATGAAAGCTCAGAGGTACAATATACAACATATACTACAGCCTGCAAGTAGCTTTTATACCAAGAGCAAGAAAAATTTGATTAAATCATGGAGGATGAACAATTTGTACAGCTACTTAAAACACTATAAACTAATGTCTAAAGCAAATGTCCAATACTGCTTCTTTGACAGTTAACAGAACTGCTTTAGAAGCCTAACTAAAACTTTATCAAGACACAAACAATAAATGAATGTCAGTTTTTCTATTATTACCATAGAAAACTTTGTTATTGACttgcaatgtcttttttttttttttttttagagcaataATAATAAGTACCtgcaaacttatttttttctccttgaaaaccTACCtacatttctcttaaaatattcaGCCCGGTACATCCAAAAATACTCCATCTTAATTTCAGCACTGTTTGAGCCTATTAACATGTGATCCACTTCATCTGAGAGTCCTCCATTGCTATTTTACAGTGGGATTTAATAACAGAACTCATAGTAAGAAAGGCAATAGCATTGTGTTGCATCAAACCTATCCTGTTCAAGCCATTTGGTTACTGAATAGCCTATGAAAGGCACATtacttatattaaaatgtctTCTAATACAAAAATCTGCTCTTGTTTTAGAAGAGATGCTGTTTATCCACTTTTAGCAGCAATATATCTGAAGACCTATGATTCATGCACTGCATACATCTTCTATTTGCACTTTAAATGCCTCCCTTCCCATATTCAGCTAGGAGCATCCACAATATGCAGTTTCTAGTGGAGATAGCTCTTGCCCATTATTGTTCCCTAGCACACTACCTTAATGATACAGGGTCTTGCCCTTCCAAAGGGATGATAGTATTTACCTAGGAGAAACACAGGCTTTTCTAAAGGAAATCCCTGTACGCCACTGTCTCTGATATGCATGTGTGCCAGAAATTCCACACTGGTCTACATCCATGAGCATTATTCAGGAGGGCATGAACTGCACTTCTCCAATTCCACACTCAGAATATGTAATCTAACTGAAGCTCCAGTCTTTTCTATCGTGTCAGTTTCTCGATGTCATTGTTCTTGCAGCTGTGCAGCTTTAACTGATATTATATTCAAAAACAGATgatacaagactgggaggagtggctgagacaccagagggctgtgctgccattcagaggaaccttgacaggctggagagatgggcagagaggaacctcatggagttccacaaaggcaagtgcagggtcctgcacctggggaggaataaccccatgcaccaatacaggctgggggctgacctgctggaaagcagctctgcggagaaggacctgggagtcctggtggacaccaagttgaccatgagccagcaatgtgcccttgtggccaagaaggccaatggtatcctgggctgcattaggaagagcgttgcctagagagacatggagctactggagcgagtccagcaaagggctattaAGAtaatgaagggcctggagcatctctcatgtgaggaaaggctgagagagctgggactgttcagcctggagaagagaagactgagaggggatcttatcaaggtgtataagtatttgaagggagggtgtaaagaggatgggggcagactcttctcagtggtgccgaGCAACAGGATGaggggcaacaggcacaaactgaaacacaggaagctctgtctgaacatgatgaaaaactttactgtgagggtgactgagcactggaccaggttgcccagagaggttgtggcgtctccatccttggagatattcaaaacccaactggacacagccctgagtttcaggcttgaaaaaaatccacacattTATCCCAAGGGTACTAACACATCTTTCAAATGTTATCAAATACACAAGAATACAACTGCACCAGAACCAGACATCTAGAGCTCAGTTACCCCCTGTGAAAGTATACATCACTAAATGGGATTGTACAAGGTACTTGTCAGCAAATACTTCACATCATTCAATGTTAAATAGGTACTTGAATACATTATTTATTCACAGAAGTCTGTTACCTACCTTCTATATCACATGACTACATCATCTTATTATGATAGAATTGTCCACATGTGCTGAGCTgctagcatttttctttttaatatacctacaaagcatttattttggggaaaaaacacatAGGAATGACTGAAATTTGTTGGTAGATTTAACTGTTACTAAAACTGAAAACAGGGTGTCTTATAAACCAATAGACTTTACCCAAGTTCCCTGTAGCCTCCTTCCTCTCATCCTTGTTGCATAAACTTTCCCCAACAATCCCAAAAATCTATTCTCAGCTGTATGCTAGTCAAACACTGCTTGAGTGAGTCAGTCTCTCAATCTAGTAGCTGGATTCTTCTAATTTGTCTTCAACTGAACATCTAATTTTGAAACTATCACTGGAATGTTCAGCATTAAAGGGatgacatttcctttttttttaatttgcaaaaaatgcaaaggcaaagtTGTCATATTCAATGACTATCAACTGCAAATCATTCTTCTGACTCCTTGGCTTCACCAGTCTCTCTTGGAGAGCTAGTAGCTAAATTAAAGATGACTGCTATTCTGATCTAAAGAGGTCTTAGAGGTTTGGATATCATGTGATTGACGagacaaaataatacaaatattttcaaataagtaTTGCTTctaaaaacaatgcttttttttaaaaaaaatggcatgtgTGGAATTGAACACTTTTCAAGACAGaccagaaaaaagacaaaatgtaatAAGCATCTAATTTTCATCAGTGGTCTGTGGTTCCTTGATACTTTGGGGGGGGATGACACATGACACCTGTAAGTAAAATAGTACCACTTTTAATCTAATCCCTTTTTAATTCAATAGCACTGTTACAAATCAAATTGAATTATCCCTCTGACATATACTGGTTACATTGAAAAACTCCTAGTTTTtctgaaatcttgtttttttctgaagggaaaaagaagaaatctataTTCTGATGAATGAGCTTCtgctatatttttattataatgtaTCTCTCATGATCACTTAGCACAATTCCATTTTGTTCAGCACACTTCTAAGCAATTCTAGGAATATTCTGATAAAAAACAATGGAATGTTCAGACCTGTATGAATTGATCTTAATTAAAGATCCCAATAATATAAATAGAACCCATTATCTTAATTGAAAAGCAAAAACCCCCACCCACCAAGTCCCATATTCTATTTTTCTTATAAAACATGTATTCTTCTCGGTCTACCACGTACCTTTTAAACCATTTGCTCAACTCCTGCTTTCTCTTCCCAAGAATTTAGATTGCCTATATACCTACCAACATTTAATCTTTGCACTGAGCTATAATTATAATCTTtatgttttactgtttttattacaGCCAGCACTGAAAGTCATAGTCAGGTCCCTATGTGGCAGGCAATGAaaaatactgaaggaaaaaatgagcTCTTTGGGACAAAAAGCCAAAACCCAATGAGCTTTCATATCTGACACAAATACATACCTAAGGAAATACCTGATCCGATCATTATGTAAGTGTACCAACTTGGAGCCTACCTAACAGCACACCTTAGAGGGTCAAATTCTGTTAGATGCAGAGAGGTTTTGGAGAGAAGCCAGAACACCTTCAGAGAGGACTCAGCCTTCCACAGGATCTCCAAGCTAACATCTCTGAGATTATCACTGGTACTTAGGATTCTGAGCAGAAAATTAGTAGAGCAACAagaactattctgtgattctgcgattcTCCCAGATCAGGACAGCATTTATAAGCATACACAACACACTAACCAAAACTTACAACAGGATTAAACAAAAAATACCGTGATACATATTTGAACAATGGGAGGAAATTAATCATAACTCTTGGAAACTTATGCtaaaaattgctgttttcctATATAGGATAAAATGGGTAGATTACCTTAGCCCCCCACATGATTGATAATCAATTCTataaatggctttattttttaaaaaacatttgtagggataattttaaaaatcctttttttaaaaagtttcaatGAGACTATGTAGAAGCAGCACACAAGAACTAGAACATATTCATAACCATGGGTGTTTCTGATGactttctaaggaaaaaaaaacaggaaactaCTTGCATGTTTTTCTACAGTTCAAACACTATGCTTCTAAATCTCTTCCTAATTGCAGAATACGTTACTTATTTTGAACGTAGCTGGAAAAGCATAAGTATGTCTCCTGTCTAAACTGCATATAATCCATTTTTCATCATCTGAATTCCCTTTGCTGATTTTGCAGAAGAGACTGAGGTATTCTGGGTATTTCTGATGGGAGCCTAGTGTCAGGGTGCAGCAAGGGccggctgctccccaggggcGAGGGAGCCGGGAGCAGAGCGTGACAATCAGGCAGGCGCCAGCAGTGACCTCACCAACAAGGAGGCGGGGTGCAGAGCCGCAAGTCCgggtcagggccagggccagagacaggggccagggccagggccagacACAGCCCACTGCTCACCCGGCAAGTCTGTAGTGACGAGGCAGGCCCGGGCTCAAGCCAGGAAGCCGAGCCGGCGCGTCCGGGCCAGACTCGGGGAGGTAGGAGACCGGGCGCAGACacggctgctgcacagctgcgaCGTAGCACAGGCGGGGCTAGTGGTgcagcctcagcttaaaagcggCTCCCAAGGGCAAGGAGGGGCAGGGCCTTGCTCCTAGCTTGCTTCACAACAGCTCTTAGCAGCGAGGGAGCTGACCTTGGGCTCAGCCAGCTAAACTCTTTCACTTAGCCAACTAAACTCCTAGAAGGGGGGATGCACTCTGGGCCCTGACACCTAGGTCACAAAAATTTGGTTTAAAAGATAAATtgatattgattaaaaaaaaaaaaaaacaaaaaccgaTTCTGATGCAAATTAGGCTTGATGCCAAGAGGTAcagaattaacaaaaaaaaaatttaagactgTACACCTGAATAGTAGCCTTTACCAGTCAGGTCagaggagaaaaattattttacaatGATAATATAATGCATGAGGATTCATAGCAAATCTCTAGAGACTGCAAGCAGATAAGGAGCCTGAATCTTTTCAGATCTGTATCTGTGATATtacctttataaaaataataaataatattaacaaGTTTTTAATAGATACTGTTAGCATTATTatctgacagaaaacaaaacttacaAGTTGAGAATTAACAGGAACGCACAAGGTTCTATACCTTATAAGGTAACTTATTTGGTAGCTATTCTAATTATCTAGTGtatgttagaaaaaaaaagtaataacacttctttcagaaaaaagtcAGTAGAGCTTTCTGTGTCAAATTCAACTCTAGTATAACTGTAACGAAGTCAGTAGTGTTTCATAAAGGAAAATTTGGCACACtgaaaatgtatatgtatattccTTATGCACCCTTTAGAGtacaaatttaaaatagacaaaaCATTATATACTTCAATGAGGAATAAAATGAGTCACAGAAGAGTATAACCTATTCAGTTTCACTGTAGTGTATATTAAATAGACCCTGTTCCTTTAATTGTAATATGTGAGCCAATAGCTTTGTATACTTACATCTCCACCTAGTGGCCTCTGATCATCACAGTCCCTGCTTGGGCTAATGTCCTGCCTCATCACCCAAATAGGTTCTTTTGGTTCATCAGGGGTATAAGGAGAACGAACAGTCCTCGTCTTCACTTCCTCAATAGCCTCTTTAATATCTTTGATGGCCAGTGATATTGCATCCCTTTTTTCCTTGCTGTACCTCTGTATCAACTCTCCTGAGTTGGCTGTGGCCCTAGAACCAGCTGACAGTTGACCATTGCTTTCATGTCCCCTGCCAGGGAAAGCATGAGCATGCTCCAAACTCTGTTCTGCCTCTGGCATATCTTCAGCAGCCTTGTCCAAGCTCTGAGAGCTCATGCTCTGTTTCACCTCTGCCACAATCTGATCAATATCTTCCTCTTGTTCGTAGCTGTCCATTCTTGGATATGGTGCAAACTCTGCCTCCTTCTCAGGGCTGTCAGACTCTCCATCAGATCGCTCATCATAATGATGAAGGCGGGCACCAAGAGCTTCTGTGCGATAGTTGTCAGCTTCCTCCCTTTCCCGCTCATAGAGCTGAAGCCCCTCCCTGACATCGAGGTCCAGCACATCCCCTATCTCCTCATACACATGGTCCTGCAGCCTATAGTCGGCATAGGGCTCAGCATACCGCTCATCCTCTCCTCGGTGGAAGGGCTGGTGAGCGTAGACATAACCTGAGTATGCTGCATTCATGGCTTCCTCATGTTCGATTGAGTGGAAACGTACACGATCAGGCAGCATTTGATTATGAATGGCCTCAGTATGCTCTGCCTCAGCATTTTCTGTGTACTCCTCAGACTCAGGCCTGTACTGCACTGCATACGTACTCTCATCCTCATTCTCCTGAACTCTACCTACATCATAGCCATCCTCTGCTGTGGCTATAACATCCCCTTCTGCAGCATCCATGTGATTGTGGAAGCCGCTCTCAGTGCTGGCTGATCGAGCTAGcatcccttcctcttcctgcccAGACAGTATCCCTTGGCAGCTGTTTCTGTGCCTTGAGTAGCGAATCACATACTGTTGTTCCTCTTCTACCCCCGAGTGCTCCAGGTCAGCTTCCACTGACTCATTCATCTCTTCATTTGCTGGCTCTTCATTCACCTCTCCCTCAGATGGTACAACCAAATGGTTCATGGAAAGTTCTGGTATGTAGGCCTTTGGTAGGTATTTGTCTACCAAGgctggaaagaaattaaaagagtGAGGttattctaaaaaagaaaaaagaaaaagagtcaaTAAACAATCCCGGACTAGACATCTCCAACATGATGAGGAGCTCCAACTGAGCTCCTCATCCTAAGGCACCTTATAATCAACggagagaaaaaggcacttttaGGGTGTAATccaaagtgcctgtttctcttccCTAGGGAAGCATAAGATAACTAGTTCCAATATACACATCTTCATGGAATACATCTAAAATTATGCAAAATGACTCCTGCCCCAAATGTCTTCCCTAAAACAGGGAACAGACATTAATAATATTCATAACCATGACCCTTGCCACATTGAGACTAGAGAGACATTTTACTTTTACTGAATTTGTTCTGGTCAGAGTAAAAAATCTCAAATGATGATATAATTACTAAAGAGGTCTGCCAACAATGATAATTATGTAGGCCATGGAAATAAGAAAAACCTATAAAAATATAGCTTAGCCTCTAGAGGTTTCTCAGAGCAACCAGGCTTACCTAGCTCAGAGTAGCTTTTACCTGCCAACTTCAGCCATTCTGAACATTGTCCaatgttttaaaatgtagcaTCATAAATGTAAGAATACATCTCATGTATTTCAAGTCCAACCACATACCTGTgagtaaaatataattttagcCTGTGGTTTACCATCACATATAAGGGAAAAAAGATGCCTGCctctcaagcagagtcacctagagcatgttgcacaggatcgcgtccaggtgagttttgaatatctccagagaaggagactccacaacctctctggacaacctggtccagtgctctgtcaccctcacagtaaagaagtttttcctcatgttcagatggaactgcctgtgtttcagtttgtgcccgttgcctctcgtcctgtcgctgggcaccactgaaaaaagtatggccccatcctcttgacgccctcccttaagatatttgtatacattgataagagcccccctgagccttctcttctccaggctgaacaggcccagctctctcagcctctcctcgtataggaggtgctccagtcccttaatcatcttcatagccctacactggactctctccagtagttctatgtctctcttgtactgggagcccagaactggacacagcactccaggtgtggcctcaccagggctgaggagaagggaaggatcacctccctcgacctgctggcaatggtcttcctaacgcagcccaggataccattggccttcttggccacaagggcacattgctggctcatggtcaacttgttgtccaccagcacccccaggtccttctccgcagagctgctttccagcaggtcagcccccagcctgtactggtgcatggggttattcctccctaggtgcaggactctgcacttgcctttgtggaactccatgaggttcctctccgcccatctctccagcctgtccaggtccctctgagtggcagcacagccctctggtgtctcagccactcctcccagtcttgtatcatcagcaaacttgctgagggtgcactctgtcccgtcatccaggtcactgaggaataagctgaacaagactggacccagtatcgacccctgggggacaccgctagctacaggcctccaactagactctgcgccacaaatcacaaccctctgagctctgccattcagccagttttcagtccaccacATCTGCTCATTAAGCCTGtatttcatcagcttgcctatgaggatgtcatgagagacagtgttgaaagccttactgacaacatccactgctctctcctcatccatcAAGCCAGTCAtgccatcatagaaggctatcaggttggttaagcaggatttccccttggtgaatccccatggtgactactcctgatcaccttcttgtccttcacgtgcttagagatggcatccaggatgagccggtccatcacctttccagggatggaggtgaggctgactggcctgtagtctctgggtcctccttcttgccctttttgaagactggagtgacattggctttcttccagtcctcaggcacctctcctgatcaccatgtcctttcaaagatgatggggagtggcctagcaatgacatccgccagctccctcagcacttgtgggtgcatcccatcagggcccatggacgtgtgggtgtccagtttgcctaaatgatctctaaccagatcctcctcgaccaagggaaaggcttcctttctccagactttctctcttgtctccagggtctgggattcctgagggctggccttaccagtaaagactgaggcaaaggcagCATTCGGTAactgtcttctctgtatcctttgtcaccagggcccctgccccattcagcagcaggcccacattttccctagtcttccttttgttactgatgtatttgaagaagcccttcttgctgtccttgacatcccttgccagatttaattccaaatgggccttggccttcctcgacgcatccctgcatactcggacaacatccctatattcctcccaaatggcctgtccctgcttccaccttctgtacacttccttcttctgttagagatttgccaggagctccttgctcagccatgcaggtctcctgccctctttgcttgacttcttattcatagggatgcaccgatcttgagcttggaggaagtgatccttgaatattaaccagctctcttggaccccccttcctcctagggccctaacccataggattcctccaagtaggtccctgaagaggccaaagtctgctctcctgaagtccagggttgcgatcctacttattgccttgcttcctcctcgcaggatcctgaactccaccatctcatggtcactgcagccaaggctgctcccaaccttcacatctccaaccagtcctttgtttgttagtacaaggtccagcagcgcacctctcctcgttggctcctccaccacctgtgtccaaaagttatcatcaatgctctgcaggaacctcctggactgtttgtgcctagctgtgttgtctttccagcagatatcagggtggttaagtcccccatgagaaccagggcctgtgattgtgaggctacttccagctgtctttagaaggcctcatcgacttcctcttcctgatcaggtggcctgtagtaaacacccacaacagtgtcacccatgttagcctgccctttaatccttacccataagctctcgactCACTCTTCagccacccctaggcagagctcaatacattccagttgctctctcacataaagagcaactccaccacctcatctttcctaaaaagcatgtaCCCATCCATGGCAGCGttccagtcatgcaagctatcccaccatgtctctgtaattgcaatgagatcatggccctgcgaCCACACACAGATCTccaattcctcctgtttattccccacgctgcatttcagagaggtaatcgagcatgcaggtttcccaggaggggttcaagaggatcctccatagtcatgtcccGTGCGCACTTCCCCAGCTGTATGCACCCACT
Encoded here:
- the LOC135324247 gene encoding amyloid-beta A4 precursor protein-binding family A member 1-like isoform X1, producing the protein MNHLVVPSEGEVNEEPANEEMNESVEADLEHSGVEEEQQYVIRYSRHRNSCQGILSGQEEEGMLARSASTESGFHNHMDAAEGDVIATAEDGYDVGRVQENEDESTYAVQYRPESEEYTENAEAEHTEAIHNQMLPDRVRFHSIEHEEAMNAAYSGYVYAHQPFHRGEDERYAEPYADYRLQDHVYEEIGDVLDLDVREGLQLYEREREEADNYRTEALGARLHHYDERSDGESDSPEKEAEFAPYPRMDSYEQEEDIDQIVAEVKQSMSSQSLDKAAEDMPEAEQSLEHAHAFPGRGHESNGQLSAGSRATANSGELIQRYSKEKRDAISLAIKDIKEAIEEVKTRTVRSPYTPDEPKEPIWVMRQDISPSRDCDDQRPLGGDSLSPDSSSLRGAESSRQHHQDVCSTAEPSTNKESRRSLASFPTYVEVPGPCDPEDLIDGIIFAANYLGSTQLLSDKTPSKNVRMMQAQEAVSRIKVRDDSCCFSSWCFKTADVNFLYI
- the LOC135324247 gene encoding amyloid-beta A4 precursor protein-binding family A member 1-like isoform X2 gives rise to the protein MNHLVVPSEGEVNEEPANEEMNESVEADLEHSGVEEEQQYVIRYSRHRNSCQGILSGQEEEGMLARSASTESGFHNHMDAAEGDVIATAEDGYDVGRVQENEDESTYAVQYRPESEEYTENAEAEHTEAIHNQMLPDRVRFHSIEHEEAMNAAYSGYVYAHQPFHRGEDERYAEPYADYRLQDHVYEEIGDVLDLDVREGLQLYEREREEADNYRTEALGARLHHYDERSDGESDSPEKEAEFAPYPRMDSYEQEEDIDQIVAEVKQSMSSQSLDKAAEDMPEAEQSLEHAHAFPGRGHESNGQLSAGSRATANSGELIQRYSKEKRDAISLAIKDIKEAIEEVKTRTVRSPYTPDEPKEPIWVMRQDISPSRDCDDQRPLGGDSRRSLASFPTYVEVPGPCDPEDLIDGIIFAANYLGSTQLLSDKTPSKNVRMMQAQEAVSRIKVRDDSCCFSSWCFKTADVNFLYI